The Pseudomonas eucalypticola genome has a window encoding:
- the flgK gene encoding flagellar hook-associated protein FlgK: MANLISIGLSGLSATQTALNTTSNNISNAATTGYSRQSTITTAGALQSIGGAGYVGTGTTLSEVRRIYNSYLQNQVNSSTSLDSEAQSYSTQINTLDSLLSDSSTGITSVLSSFYSALQSVSSTPSDTSARQLLLTSANTLSNRFNSISSQLTQQNTDINTQLSTLTGQVNQLSTSIASLNKQITQLSANGSPTSLLDARDEAVRQLNELVGVTVQTSSNGTGYDVYLGTGQALVSGNTSNTLTAQPSSTDPSQYSLAVNYGSYSADVTSVVSGGEIGGLLRYRSDVLTPTTNALGRLAMVVSDTINTQLGQGVDANGDFGSSLYSSLNTASAMAQRSIAASTNNTATGNLNVSIDDTSALTTYDYQVNFTSADDYTVTRSDGTAMGSYKLSDDPAPVIDGFSVAMNGTAPSAGDSFKITPTRSGASDITTVMTDSTKLAMAGALSATSGSANSGTGTITQPTLTTALDINGGTDTAAQEAGIKTSMPVKLVFDTASGGAQTYTVFDSKGNSIGTGSIVPGQSNDLSVTVPLTDASGNAVTDSDGNAMSASFSMTVAGSPASGDSYSVAFNSDGTSDNRNAAALLTQQTASTVGTANGATGSSVTNAYAALVEGVGAMASQATIDTTATAAVLTSATDSRDSVSGVNLDEEAANLVKFQQYYTASSQIIKTAQTIFQTLISSL, encoded by the coding sequence ATGGCGAATCTGATCTCCATCGGGCTCTCGGGGCTGTCGGCCACTCAGACGGCACTGAACACGACCAGTAACAACATCTCCAACGCCGCGACCACGGGCTATTCGCGTCAGTCCACCATCACCACCGCAGGTGCCCTGCAAAGCATCGGTGGCGCTGGTTACGTGGGTACCGGCACGACGTTGTCGGAAGTGCGGCGCATCTACAACTCGTACCTGCAGAACCAGGTCAACAGCTCCACGTCCCTGGACTCCGAGGCGCAATCGTACTCGACGCAGATCAACACCCTAGACTCGTTGCTGTCAGACAGCTCCACCGGTATCACCTCGGTGCTGTCCAGCTTCTACTCGGCGCTGCAGTCGGTGTCCTCGACCCCGAGCGACACGTCGGCGCGCCAGTTGCTGCTGACCTCGGCAAACACGCTGAGCAACCGCTTCAACTCCATTTCCAGCCAGTTGACCCAGCAAAACACCGACATCAATACCCAGTTGAGCACGCTCACCGGGCAGGTGAACCAGCTGTCGACCTCGATCGCCTCGCTGAACAAGCAGATCACCCAGCTGTCGGCCAACGGTTCGCCCACCAGCCTGCTGGATGCGCGCGATGAAGCCGTGCGCCAGCTCAATGAACTGGTGGGCGTCACCGTCCAGACCAGCAGCAACGGCACCGGCTACGATGTCTACCTGGGCACCGGCCAGGCGCTGGTGTCGGGCAACACCTCCAATACCCTGACGGCGCAGCCCAGCAGCACCGACCCGAGCCAGTACAGCCTGGCGGTCAACTACGGCAGCTACAGCGCTGACGTCACCAGCGTGGTATCAGGCGGCGAGATCGGCGGCCTGCTGCGCTACCGCAGCGACGTGCTCACGCCGACCACCAACGCCCTCGGGCGCCTGGCCATGGTGGTCAGTGACACCATCAACACCCAGCTGGGGCAGGGCGTGGACGCCAACGGCGACTTCGGCTCGTCGTTGTATTCGAGCCTGAACACGGCCTCGGCCATGGCGCAGCGCAGCATCGCCGCGTCCACCAACAACACCGCCACGGGCAACCTCAACGTCAGCATCGACGACACCAGCGCGTTGACCACCTATGACTACCAGGTGAACTTCACCAGCGCCGATGACTACACCGTGACCCGTTCCGACGGCACCGCCATGGGCAGCTACAAACTGTCCGATGACCCGGCGCCGGTCATCGACGGTTTCTCGGTGGCCATGAACGGCACCGCGCCCAGCGCGGGTGACAGCTTCAAGATCACCCCCACGCGCAGCGGTGCCAGTGACATCACCACGGTGATGACCGACTCCACCAAACTGGCGATGGCCGGTGCCCTGAGCGCCACCAGCGGTTCGGCCAACTCGGGTACCGGCACCATCACCCAGCCCACCCTGACCACTGCACTGGATATCAACGGCGGTACCGATACCGCGGCGCAGGAAGCCGGGATCAAGACCTCGATGCCGGTCAAGCTGGTATTCGACACGGCCAGCGGCGGCGCCCAGACCTACACCGTGTTCGACTCCAAGGGCAACAGCATCGGCACCGGCAGCATCGTGCCCGGCCAGAGCAATGACCTGAGCGTGACCGTGCCCCTGACCGACGCCAGCGGCAACGCCGTCACCGATTCGGACGGCAACGCCATGAGCGCCAGTTTCTCCATGACCGTCGCCGGTTCGCCCGCCTCGGGCGACAGCTACAGCGTGGCGTTCAACAGCGATGGCACCAGCGACAACCGCAACGCCGCCGCCCTGTTGACCCAGCAGACCGCCAGCACCGTGGGCACCGCCAACGGCGCCACCGGCAGCAGTGTCACCAACGCCTACGCGGCGCTGGTGGAAGGCGTGGGCGCCATGGCCAGCCAGGCCACCATCGACACCACCGCCACCGCGGCCGTGCTGACGTCGGCCACTGACTCGCGTGACTCGGTGTCGGGGGTCAACCTGGACGAAGAGGCGGCCAACCTGGTCAAGTTCCAGCAGTACTACACGGCCTCGTCGCAGATCATCAAGACGGCGCAGACTATTTTCCAGACCTTGATCAGTAGCCTGTAA
- the flgH gene encoding flagellar basal body L-ring protein FlgH, with protein MSRLSSVLALSGIALLSGCMSPPPKPNDPYYAPVLPRTPLPAASNNGSIYQSGFDQNLYTDRKAFRVGDIITVTLAEKTAASKSADSKLTKDSSTSLGLTSLFGGGVSTTNPVTGGKLSLDAGYTGTRATDGTAKADQANSLTGSITVTVADVLPNGILSVRGEKWLTLNTGEELVRIAGLIRADDIATDNTVSSTRVADARITYSGTGAFAESNQTGWLDRFFMSPYWPF; from the coding sequence ATGAGTCGTTTGTCCAGTGTTCTTGCCTTGAGTGGGATCGCTTTGTTGTCGGGCTGCATGTCGCCGCCGCCCAAGCCCAATGACCCGTACTATGCGCCGGTGCTTCCGCGCACCCCGCTGCCGGCGGCGTCGAACAACGGCTCCATCTACCAGTCCGGTTTCGACCAGAACCTGTACACCGACCGCAAGGCGTTCCGGGTAGGTGACATCATCACCGTGACCCTGGCGGAGAAGACCGCGGCCAGTAAAAGCGCCGACTCCAAACTGACCAAGGACTCCAGCACCTCGCTGGGCCTGACCTCGCTGTTCGGCGGTGGCGTGTCCACCACCAACCCGGTCACCGGCGGCAAGCTGAGCCTGGATGCCGGCTATACCGGCACCCGTGCCACCGACGGCACCGCCAAGGCCGACCAGGCCAACAGCCTGACTGGTTCCATCACCGTGACCGTGGCCGACGTGCTGCCCAACGGCATCCTGTCGGTGCGTGGCGAGAAGTGGCTGACACTCAACACCGGTGAAGAGCTGGTGCGGATCGCCGGCTTGATCCGTGCCGACGACATCGCCACCGACAACACCGTGTCGTCGACCCGTGTCGCCGACGCGCGCATCACCTACTCGGGCACCGGTGCGTTCGCCGAGTCCAACCAGACCGGTTGGCTGGACCGTTTCTTCATGAGCCCCTACTGGCCTTTCTAG
- the flgJ gene encoding flagellar assembly peptidoglycan hydrolase FlgJ — MEMPKGGVSAPADSGAYTDLNRLNALKTGDKDSDANLKKVAQEFESLFVGEMLKSMRSANDVLGKDNPMNTETTKQYQSMYDQQLAVTLSKQGNGIGLQDVLMRQLSKNKGVEHTGSNPFAHTAPALSTLNGGRNTAADIKHALNTGAASAHSNDMALMNQRRLSLPSKLADRVMAGITPATDATAQAAATQALARNGIKVTNTVSAAQTAATDTDSGDSNEAAGEWQSAQAAIASGDVRIIGRSVAQPPLAPAKKAFSTADDFVATMMPLAKDAAARIGVDPSVLVAQAALETGWGRSVMRDDSGKSSHNLFGIKASGNWQGDQARAITSEFRNGKMVKETAQFRSYDSYADSFHDLVTLLQSNDRYQGVVKSADNPEQFVRELQKAGYATDPNYASKISAIAKQMKGYANYAQAGSSTTL, encoded by the coding sequence ATGGAGATGCCTAAAGGTGGTGTCAGCGCGCCGGCCGATTCGGGGGCCTACACGGACCTCAATCGTCTGAACGCGCTGAAGACCGGTGACAAGGACAGCGACGCCAACCTGAAGAAGGTGGCGCAGGAGTTCGAGTCGCTGTTCGTCGGTGAAATGCTCAAGTCCATGCGCTCGGCCAATGACGTGTTGGGCAAGGACAACCCGATGAACACCGAGACCACCAAACAGTACCAGTCCATGTATGACCAGCAGCTGGCCGTGACCCTGTCCAAGCAGGGTAACGGCATCGGCCTGCAGGACGTGCTGATGCGTCAGCTGTCCAAGAACAAGGGCGTGGAGCACACCGGTAGCAACCCGTTCGCCCACACCGCGCCGGCACTGTCCACGCTCAATGGCGGGCGCAATACCGCCGCCGACATCAAGCATGCGCTCAACACCGGTGCCGCCAGTGCCCACAGCAACGACATGGCATTGATGAACCAGCGTCGCCTGTCGTTGCCCAGCAAGCTGGCCGACCGCGTCATGGCCGGCATCACGCCGGCCACCGATGCCACTGCCCAGGCGGCTGCGACCCAGGCCCTGGCCCGCAACGGCATCAAGGTCACCAACACGGTCAGCGCCGCGCAGACCGCCGCCACCGATACCGACAGTGGCGACAGCAACGAGGCGGCCGGCGAATGGCAATCGGCCCAGGCCGCCATCGCCAGCGGTGATGTGCGCATCATCGGCCGCAGCGTGGCCCAGCCGCCGCTGGCGCCAGCCAAGAAAGCGTTCAGTACGGCCGACGACTTCGTCGCCACCATGATGCCCCTGGCCAAGGACGCCGCTGCGCGCATTGGCGTGGACCCCAGCGTGCTGGTGGCCCAGGCGGCGCTGGAAACCGGCTGGGGCCGGTCGGTCATGCGTGACGACAGCGGCAAGAGCAGCCACAACCTGTTTGGCATCAAGGCCAGCGGCAACTGGCAGGGCGACCAGGCGCGTGCCATCACCAGCGAGTTCCGCAACGGCAAGATGGTCAAGGAAACGGCGCAGTTCCGTTCCTACGATTCCTATGCCGATAGCTTCCACGACCTGGTGACGCTGCTGCAAAGCAACGATCGCTATCAAGGTGTGGTGAAGTCGGCCGATAACCCAGAACAGTTTGTACGAGAGTTGCAGAAGGCCGGCTACGCGACCGACCCGAACTACGCGAGCAAGATCTCGGCAATCGCAAAACAGATGAAGGGCTACGCGAACTATGCGCAGGCCGGCTCTTCCACGACTTTATAA
- a CDS encoding flagellar basal body P-ring protein FlgI: MRKLKHLMAVTLLAASALTAATAAQAERLKDIASISGVRSNQLIGYGLVVGLDGTGDQTTQTPFTLQTFNNMLAQFGIKVPSGTGTTQLKNVAAVSIHADLPPFSKPGQTIDVTVSSIGNSKSLRGGSLLMTPLKGIDGNVYAIAQGNLVVGGFDAEGKDGSKITVNVPSAGRIPGGASVERSVPSGFNQGNSLTLNLNRSDFTTAKHIVDKINNMLGPGVAQAIDGGSVRVTAPIDPSQRVDYISVLENLEVDPGAASAKVIINSRTGTIVIGQNVKVSPAAVTHGSLTVTITEDPIVSQPGPLSNGQTAVVPRSKVNAQQEAKPMFKFGPGTTLDEIVRAVNQVGAAPSDLMAILEALKQAGALQADLIVI; the protein is encoded by the coding sequence ATGCGTAAACTCAAGCACCTGATGGCCGTGACCCTGCTCGCCGCTTCGGCCCTGACCGCGGCCACCGCTGCCCAGGCCGAACGGCTGAAGGACATCGCGAGCATTTCCGGCGTGCGCTCCAACCAGTTGATCGGCTACGGCCTGGTGGTGGGCCTGGACGGCACGGGTGACCAGACCACCCAGACGCCGTTCACCCTGCAGACCTTCAACAACATGCTGGCGCAGTTCGGTATCAAGGTGCCTAGCGGTACGGGTACCACCCAGCTGAAGAACGTCGCGGCGGTGTCCATCCATGCCGACCTGCCACCGTTCTCCAAGCCGGGGCAGACCATCGACGTCACGGTGTCGTCCATCGGTAACTCCAAGAGCCTGCGCGGCGGCAGCCTGCTGATGACCCCGCTCAAGGGTATCGACGGCAACGTCTACGCCATCGCCCAGGGCAACCTGGTGGTGGGCGGCTTCGACGCCGAAGGCAAGGACGGCTCCAAGATCACCGTCAACGTTCCGTCGGCAGGCCGCATTCCCGGCGGTGCCTCGGTGGAGCGCTCGGTGCCGAGCGGCTTCAACCAGGGCAACAGCCTGACCCTGAACCTCAACCGGTCGGACTTCACCACCGCCAAGCACATTGTCGACAAGATCAACAACATGCTCGGCCCAGGCGTGGCCCAGGCCATCGACGGCGGTTCGGTGCGCGTCACCGCGCCGATCGACCCGAGCCAGCGCGTGGACTACATCTCGGTGCTGGAAAACCTCGAGGTCGACCCGGGCGCCGCGTCGGCCAAGGTCATCATCAACTCGCGTACCGGCACCATCGTCATCGGCCAGAACGTCAAGGTGTCCCCGGCGGCCGTGACCCATGGCAGCCTGACCGTGACCATCACTGAAGACCCGATCGTCAGCCAGCCCGGCCCGCTGTCCAACGGCCAGACTGCCGTGGTGCCACGTTCCAAGGTCAACGCCCAGCAGGAAGCCAAGCCGATGTTCAAGTTCGGCCCCGGCACCACGCTGGATGAGATCGTGCGCGCGGTCAACCAGGTGGGCGCGGCCCCCAGTGACCTGATGGCCATCCTCGAAGCATTGAAACAGGCCGGCGCCTTGCAGGCCGACCTGATCGTGATTTGA